One genomic window of Bacillus mycoides includes the following:
- a CDS encoding Asp23/Gls24 family envelope stress response protein, translated as MAEHMLDMGQDTTLGKVEIAPEVIEVIAGIAAAEVEGVAAMRGNFATDVVEKLGKKNHGKGVKVELANEDIIVDLYVVMYFGVAIPVVAQKIQDNIRQALFTMTGLEPKEVNVHIVGVTFETQKTEIEPV; from the coding sequence ATGGCTGAACATATGTTAGATATGGGTCAAGATACAACTCTTGGAAAAGTAGAAATTGCACCAGAAGTAATCGAAGTAATTGCAGGTATTGCAGCTGCTGAAGTAGAAGGTGTAGCGGCAATGCGTGGTAATTTTGCTACAGATGTTGTTGAGAAGTTAGGTAAGAAAAATCATGGTAAAGGTGTAAAGGTTGAATTAGCAAACGAAGATATTATTGTTGACCTTTATGTTGTGATGTATTTTGGTGTAGCAATTCCGGTTGTTGCACAAAAAATTCAAGACAATATTCGCCAAGCACTCTTTACAATGACAGGACTTGAGCCAAAAGAAGTGAACGTTCACATCGTTGGCGTAACATTCGAAACACAAAAAACAGAAATCGAACCAGTGTAA
- the accC gene encoding acetyl-CoA carboxylase biotin carboxylase subunit translates to MIKKVLIANRGEIAVRIIRACKEMDIETVAIYSEADKESLHVQIADEAYCVGPTISKESYLNLTNIISVAKLTGCDAIHPGYGFLAENADFAELCRECNLIFIGPSPEAISKMGTKDVARDTMKEAGVPIVPGSQGIIKNTEEAIELANQIGYPVIIKATAGGGGKGIRVARHEEELVKGIQITQQEASTAFGNPGVYLEKYVEDFRHVEIQIMADTHGNAIHLGERDCTIQRRLQKLLEESPSPALDEDIRKQMGDAAVKAAVAVDYTGAGTVEFIYEYKTKSFYFMEMNTRIQVEHPVTEMVTGMDLIKEQILVASGEKLSLQQEEVQFNGWAMECRINAENPAKKFMPSPGKVEMYLPPGGFGIRVDSAVYPGYSIPPFYDSMVAKLIVHGKTREEAIAKMKRALSEFVIEGVHTTIPFHLQLLDHPDFVKGEFNTKFLEEHELVTQ, encoded by the coding sequence ATGATAAAAAAAGTATTAATAGCCAATCGTGGGGAAATTGCTGTACGAATTATTCGTGCTTGTAAAGAAATGGATATTGAAACAGTTGCAATTTATTCAGAAGCAGACAAAGAGTCACTTCATGTGCAAATTGCAGATGAAGCGTATTGTGTTGGACCAACGATTTCAAAAGAAAGCTATTTAAATTTGACGAACATTATTAGTGTTGCGAAATTAACAGGTTGTGATGCAATTCATCCGGGATATGGATTTTTAGCAGAGAATGCAGATTTTGCAGAATTATGCCGTGAGTGTAACTTGATTTTTATCGGCCCAAGCCCAGAAGCCATTTCAAAGATGGGCACAAAAGACGTTGCACGTGATACAATGAAAGAAGCAGGGGTTCCGATTGTACCAGGTTCACAAGGGATTATTAAAAATACCGAAGAAGCGATCGAGCTTGCTAATCAAATTGGATATCCAGTTATTATTAAAGCGACTGCAGGTGGCGGCGGAAAAGGTATTCGTGTTGCGCGCCATGAAGAAGAGCTTGTAAAGGGAATTCAAATTACACAGCAAGAAGCTAGTACCGCTTTTGGGAACCCTGGTGTATACTTAGAGAAGTACGTTGAAGATTTCCGCCATGTTGAGATTCAAATAATGGCAGATACACATGGAAATGCCATTCATTTAGGAGAGCGTGATTGTACAATTCAGCGCCGTCTGCAAAAACTATTAGAAGAAAGTCCATCACCTGCACTTGATGAGGATATTCGCAAGCAAATGGGTGACGCGGCAGTTAAAGCGGCGGTAGCGGTTGATTATACAGGTGCTGGTACGGTTGAGTTTATTTATGAATATAAAACGAAAAGCTTTTATTTCATGGAGATGAATACGAGAATCCAAGTTGAACATCCAGTTACTGAAATGGTAACAGGGATGGATTTAATTAAAGAACAAATTCTTGTTGCTTCTGGAGAAAAGTTATCGTTACAGCAAGAAGAAGTACAATTTAATGGTTGGGCAATGGAATGTCGAATTAATGCGGAAAACCCTGCCAAAAAATTTATGCCATCTCCAGGTAAAGTAGAAATGTACTTACCACCAGGCGGATTTGGTATTCGCGTCGATTCAGCTGTATATCCGGGATATTCAATACCACCTTTCTATGATTCGATGGTTGCTAAATTAATTGTTCACGGAAAAACACGTGAAGAGGCAATTGCAAAAATGAAGCGAGCGCTCAGTGAGTTTGTCATTGAAGGCGTACATACAACAATCCCGTTCCATTTGCAATTGTTAGATCATCCTGATTTTGTAAAAGGTGAGTTTAACACGAAATTTTTGGAAGAGCATGAACTTGTGACGCAGTGA
- the accB gene encoding acetyl-CoA carboxylase biotin carboxyl carrier protein, translating to MFKIQEVRELIKLIDSSNIDEFEYKKDGTTIKMKKRGNEVVAVQAPVTKQVVQPAASVEVETTVAAAQVEVQKQEEKKAVQNENLHKITSPMVGTFYSSSSPDTPQYVSVGDRVSKDSIVCIVEAMKLFNEIDADVEGEIVEILVNNGQLVEYGQPLFLVKA from the coding sequence ATGTTTAAAATTCAAGAAGTTCGTGAATTAATTAAATTAATTGATAGCTCTAATATTGATGAATTTGAATACAAAAAAGACGGTACAACAATCAAAATGAAAAAACGTGGTAATGAAGTTGTTGCTGTGCAAGCACCGGTAACGAAACAGGTAGTACAACCAGCAGCATCTGTTGAAGTAGAAACGACAGTAGCGGCAGCGCAAGTAGAAGTGCAAAAACAAGAAGAGAAGAAAGCTGTTCAAAATGAAAACCTACATAAAATCACATCACCGATGGTAGGGACATTTTATTCCTCTTCTTCGCCTGATACACCTCAATATGTAAGTGTTGGGGACAGAGTATCGAAAGATTCTATCGTATGTATTGTTGAAGCTATGAAATTATTTAACGAAATTGACGCAGATGTAGAGGGCGAAATTGTTGAAATTCTTGTTAATAACGGACAGCTTGTTGAGTATGGACAACCGCTATTTCTTGTAAAAGCGTAA
- a CDS encoding DNA recombination protein RecO: MIWLILFLPAVVIWALVLFIHVKSGKSNHHHHEPLIFYSQRISPFPIENTKHNCKDEIEKGYRKR, encoded by the coding sequence ATGATATGGCTCATCCTGTTCTTGCCTGCCGTAGTGATTTGGGCATTGGTCCTCTTCATCCACGTCAAATCTGGAAAAAGTAATCACCATCATCATGAACCATTAATCTTTTACTCACAGCGTATTTCCCCGTTTCCAATTGAAAATACTAAACACAACTGCAAAGATGAAATAGAAAAAGGCTATCGAAAACGATAG
- a CDS encoding SpoIIIAH-like family protein has translation MLKKQTVWLLTMLSLVVVLSVYYVTTPDKMNTAAPATGEKMGQEKQGADKAVTKETTKETTNKETTKESTSKETTNKETDKKENDKKETSKKEASVTVQSSDENFTALRMQMEDQRSVEKEKLQNVMKSSKSSAEEKSKAKDNLDAITTMETKQQLLETVIKSQGGYKDALVRADGTDIKVTVKSAKHSQKEANKIIQLVRSEGGSKDVGVKFDPSVK, from the coding sequence GTGTTAAAAAAACAAACGGTTTGGTTATTAACGATGTTAAGTTTAGTGGTTGTACTATCTGTTTATTACGTAACAACTCCTGATAAAATGAATACTGCAGCACCGGCAACGGGTGAAAAGATGGGACAAGAAAAGCAAGGTGCTGATAAAGCAGTTACAAAAGAAACAACGAAAGAAACTACAAATAAAGAGACAACAAAAGAAAGTACAAGCAAGGAAACTACAAATAAAGAAACAGACAAAAAAGAGAATGATAAAAAAGAAACAAGTAAAAAAGAGGCTAGCGTAACAGTTCAATCAAGCGATGAGAATTTCACAGCGTTACGTATGCAAATGGAAGATCAGCGTAGTGTAGAGAAAGAAAAGTTACAAAATGTAATGAAGTCATCAAAATCTTCAGCAGAAGAAAAGAGTAAAGCGAAAGATAATCTTGATGCAATCACTACAATGGAAACGAAGCAACAATTACTTGAGACAGTGATTAAATCTCAAGGTGGATATAAGGATGCTCTTGTAAGAGCTGATGGAACGGACATTAAAGTAACAGTTAAATCGGCAAAGCATTCACAAAAAGAAGCGAATAAAATTATTCAGCTCGTAAGAAGTGAGGGTGGTTCAAAAGATGTAGGTGTGAAATTTGATCCATCAGTAAAATAA
- the spoIIIAG gene encoding stage III sporulation protein AG encodes MDNKDKNSRFSFFRNLLNGDGKESNEKGKKVTPKFLLVLLILGIALMFSSNFLSPKKEEVPVFKEKTSQSQDKDVPTFGQKNNDNMSNVEKYEKAYEQELKASLEEIAGVKDVTIKVNLDSSEEKILEKNTVKRSQTTGETDKAGGKREVEDESLDEKTVIIREGDKETPIVLRTEKPKVRGVLVVAKGVDNIQIKAMVKEAVTRLLDVPAHRVSVSPKN; translated from the coding sequence ATGGACAATAAAGATAAAAATTCGAGGTTCTCATTTTTTCGAAACCTATTAAATGGGGATGGAAAAGAAAGTAATGAGAAGGGGAAAAAGGTAACACCTAAGTTTTTGCTTGTCCTACTCATACTTGGGATTGCGCTTATGTTTTCTAGTAATTTCTTATCACCTAAAAAAGAAGAAGTGCCTGTGTTTAAAGAAAAGACAAGTCAAAGCCAAGATAAAGATGTACCAACTTTCGGACAAAAAAACAATGATAATATGTCAAATGTAGAAAAATACGAAAAAGCGTATGAACAAGAATTGAAAGCTTCTTTAGAAGAGATAGCCGGAGTAAAAGACGTAACTATTAAAGTGAACTTAGATTCATCTGAAGAAAAAATACTCGAGAAAAATACAGTAAAACGTTCACAAACGACAGGTGAAACTGATAAAGCAGGCGGTAAAAGGGAAGTAGAAGACGAGTCTCTTGATGAAAAGACCGTCATTATACGTGAAGGTGATAAAGAAACTCCAATTGTTTTGCGAACAGAGAAACCGAAAGTACGAGGTGTTCTGGTCGTAGCAAAGGGAGTGGATAATATACAAATAAAAGCAATGGTAAAAGAAGCTGTGACGCGATTATTAGATGTACCAGCTCATCGCGTTTCAGTATCACCGAAAAATTGA
- the spoIIIAF gene encoding stage III sporulation protein AF: MQFVTEWIRNIIVFLLLATMLHLILPNSNLQKYVKFVVSLLLVVLILTPLFKLLQTDVNEVIANFNEEKYVADGSVKNSIDSKKKEIQALTRAYSLEEMATKMKKDVGKEFEKKYGMTVSEIQIVAVEHAEEVKSAKDIQSVVVTLKEKERSKNDAIETVKPIEINMKEPPKKIEETNVEMKDFFSSRWQLEDKQIQVQMEGRTGSVNGQ, translated from the coding sequence GTGCAATTTGTTACAGAGTGGATTAGAAATATTATCGTTTTTTTACTCTTAGCGACAATGCTTCATCTTATTCTTCCAAATTCAAATTTGCAAAAGTACGTTAAATTCGTTGTAAGTCTATTGTTAGTCGTACTAATTTTAACACCTCTATTTAAGTTGTTACAAACAGATGTAAATGAAGTTATCGCAAATTTCAATGAAGAAAAGTACGTAGCAGATGGATCTGTAAAAAATTCGATAGATTCGAAGAAAAAAGAAATACAAGCTCTAACACGTGCATATAGTTTAGAAGAGATGGCTACCAAAATGAAAAAAGACGTAGGAAAAGAGTTTGAGAAAAAGTATGGTATGACAGTCTCTGAAATACAAATAGTCGCAGTGGAACATGCAGAAGAAGTAAAGTCAGCGAAAGATATTCAATCTGTTGTTGTGACGTTGAAAGAAAAAGAACGTAGTAAAAATGATGCAATCGAAACAGTAAAGCCAATTGAAATTAATATGAAAGAACCTCCAAAAAAAATAGAAGAAACGAATGTAGAAATGAAAGATTTCTTTTCAAGCAGGTGGCAACTAGAGGATAAACAAATCCAAGTTCAGATGGAAGGGAGGACAGGTAGCGTAAATGGACAATAA
- the spoIIIAE gene encoding stage III sporulation protein AE, with amino-acid sequence MLRKFGAKLLFACFLFFSLPIVVQASPIETNVVDQQLDKLGIEDVKQFWDGLVTKYGGYLPESQKGSFMEFVKGEKEFSIKEWMIGLLKYLFHELVANGKLLGTLIMLTIFSALLQSLQSAFSKSSVSKIADAVVYMVLIIFALNSFYVVMTYARETIQTMVDFILALLPILLALIATGGGVVSVSFFHPIIIFLMNTSGLLMNYIVLPLLLLATILSIVSTMSDQYKVTKLSKLLQNVSVGIIGIFLTIFLGVLSVQGTASAVADGIAVKTAKFVTGNFIPVVGRMFTEAADTVISASGLLKNTVGIIGLVILCLIVAFPAIQIFCIAFIYKFAAAVLQPVGGGAIIQCLDIIGRSIIYVFACLAIVSFMFFLSITIIIAAGNITLMMR; translated from the coding sequence ATGTTGAGGAAGTTTGGAGCTAAGCTACTATTTGCTTGCTTCCTTTTCTTTTCTTTACCGATTGTTGTACAAGCTTCTCCTATAGAAACAAACGTCGTTGATCAACAATTGGATAAGCTTGGAATTGAAGATGTGAAGCAATTTTGGGACGGGCTTGTTACAAAGTATGGAGGCTATTTACCAGAGAGTCAAAAAGGAAGCTTTATGGAGTTTGTAAAGGGAGAAAAAGAGTTCTCCATAAAAGAGTGGATGATAGGTCTACTAAAATATTTATTTCACGAGCTTGTTGCAAATGGAAAGTTACTTGGAACGCTCATTATGCTCACGATTTTCAGTGCATTGCTGCAATCGTTACAATCTGCTTTTTCAAAGAGTAGCGTGAGTAAAATCGCGGATGCAGTCGTATACATGGTACTTATTATTTTCGCTTTAAATAGTTTTTATGTCGTCATGACATATGCAAGAGAGACGATACAAACAATGGTAGATTTCATACTAGCGTTATTACCAATTTTACTCGCACTCATAGCAACGGGCGGTGGTGTTGTTTCTGTATCGTTTTTTCATCCAATCATCATTTTCTTAATGAATACGAGTGGGCTTCTTATGAATTATATCGTTCTACCACTTTTATTACTTGCAACTATATTAAGTATTGTAAGTACGATGAGTGATCAATATAAAGTTACGAAATTGTCCAAGCTTTTGCAAAACGTTAGTGTTGGGATTATTGGTATCTTTTTGACGATTTTTTTAGGTGTATTATCTGTACAGGGAACAGCGTCAGCCGTTGCTGATGGTATAGCTGTGAAAACGGCTAAATTTGTAACAGGAAACTTCATTCCTGTAGTAGGAAGGATGTTTACTGAGGCGGCGGATACTGTTATTAGTGCATCTGGATTATTAAAAAACACAGTCGGAATTATCGGGCTCGTTATTTTATGCTTAATTGTCGCTTTTCCAGCGATTCAAATTTTTTGTATCGCGTTTATTTATAAATTCGCAGCAGCAGTATTGCAACCAGTAGGCGGAGGAGCAATTATTCAATGTTTAGATATCATTGGACGAAGTATCATTTACGTATTTGCTTGCTTAGCTATCGTATCATTTATGTTCTTTTTAAGTATCACAATTATTATTGCTGCCGGGAACATTACTCTCATGATGCGGTAG
- the spoIIIAD gene encoding stage III sporulation protein AD, translating into MQIVGLGLVATFLAAVLNQHKSSITSLFIVFIGSMMFLLLIDQIHSILQMIERVASEAKVSNVYVETLLKIIGIAYIAEFGAQITKDAGQGAIASKIELAGKILILVMAIPILTVVIETILGFLPTG; encoded by the coding sequence ATACAAATTGTCGGATTAGGCCTCGTTGCTACATTTTTAGCTGCTGTTTTAAATCAGCATAAGTCTAGTATTACGTCGTTATTTATTGTGTTCATTGGTAGCATGATGTTTCTTCTCTTAATCGATCAAATTCATTCTATTTTACAAATGATTGAGAGAGTGGCGAGTGAAGCGAAAGTTAGCAACGTATATGTAGAAACGTTATTGAAAATTATAGGGATTGCTTATATCGCTGAGTTTGGTGCGCAAATTACAAAGGATGCTGGTCAAGGTGCAATCGCTTCGAAAATTGAATTAGCTGGGAAAATCTTAATTCTCGTTATGGCAATTCCTATTTTAACGGTTGTAATTGAAACAATTCTCGGTTTTTTACCTACAGGATAA
- the spoIIIAC gene encoding stage III sporulation protein AC produces MSIDVGLIFQIAGIGIVLAFIHTVLKELKREDIANWVILVGFVVILFHVAFLINTLFDKIKSVFLFQ; encoded by the coding sequence ATGTCCATTGATGTTGGATTAATATTTCAAATCGCCGGAATCGGCATTGTTTTAGCTTTCATTCATACTGTATTAAAAGAATTAAAGCGAGAGGATATTGCAAATTGGGTTATCCTTGTCGGTTTTGTCGTTATTTTATTTCATGTTGCGTTTTTAATTAATACTCTATTCGACAAGATTAAAAGTGTCTTTCTCTTCCAGTAA
- the spoIIIAB gene encoding stage III sporulation protein SpoIIIAB, translating to MVKIFGAVLIVAVSTFFGFSYAKRYSERPRQLRLLKAALQSLEAEIMYGHTPLSEAAERLVKQMPKPLNWIFQSFSKRLEGGEQTVREAWIDSLKENWTLTAFKQTEYEILQQFGETLGQHDRESQQKHIRLCITHLEREEGEAKALQLQYEKMIKSLGVLAGLLIVILLL from the coding sequence ATGGTGAAAATATTTGGTGCGGTATTAATAGTTGCTGTTAGCACTTTTTTCGGATTTTCATACGCTAAAAGGTATAGTGAGAGACCGCGGCAACTTAGGTTATTGAAGGCAGCATTGCAATCATTAGAAGCTGAAATTATGTATGGACACACGCCGTTATCTGAGGCTGCAGAGCGTTTAGTCAAACAAATGCCGAAGCCATTAAATTGGATATTTCAAAGCTTTTCGAAACGGCTAGAGGGCGGGGAGCAAACAGTTAGAGAAGCTTGGATTGATAGTTTGAAGGAGAACTGGACGTTAACGGCGTTTAAACAAACCGAGTATGAAATACTGCAACAATTTGGTGAAACACTTGGACAACATGATCGTGAATCCCAGCAAAAACATATTCGCTTATGTATTACACATTTGGAGAGAGAAGAAGGAGAAGCGAAAGCATTACAACTACAATACGAAAAAATGATAAAGAGTTTAGGGGTGCTAGCAGGGCTACTTATCGTAATTTTACTGCTATAG
- the spoIIIAA gene encoding stage III sporulation protein AA → MKEVLEVLPKTMKQLVEGCKQYDTLEEIRVRIGRPLECIAHGEVFFYDYIATAEDAIHLLNKLSQFSIYTMEEELKRGYVTLRGGHRIGLAGKVITEKSAVKMIRDVSSFNIRIARQKIGIAEPLLPYLYETRWLNTMVIGPPQTGKTTLLRDVARCMSQGVSASKIPSCKVGIVDERSEIAGCVKGIPQYDFGARVDVLDACPKAEGMMMMIRSMSPDVLIVDEIGRKEDSEAIMEAVHAGVQLFISAHGFSYDDVVKRPSLQAVLELGVFDRFVELSKARGPGTVMQVKDRDGKPVLPHRKAQGVW, encoded by the coding sequence ATGAAAGAAGTATTAGAAGTTTTACCGAAAACGATGAAACAGTTAGTTGAAGGTTGTAAGCAATACGATACTTTAGAGGAAATTCGTGTTCGAATTGGAAGGCCCCTAGAGTGTATCGCACATGGAGAAGTGTTTTTCTATGACTATATCGCTACAGCGGAAGATGCAATCCATTTATTGAATAAATTAAGCCAATTCTCAATTTATACGATGGAAGAGGAATTGAAACGTGGATATGTGACACTACGAGGAGGACATAGAATTGGCCTAGCTGGAAAAGTCATTACAGAAAAAAGTGCAGTGAAAATGATTCGGGATGTCTCTTCTTTTAATATTCGTATTGCCCGTCAAAAAATAGGGATTGCTGAGCCGCTTTTGCCATATTTGTATGAAACACGATGGTTAAACACGATGGTAATTGGCCCACCGCAAACGGGAAAAACAACACTTTTAAGAGATGTAGCACGCTGTATGAGTCAAGGTGTAAGTGCTTCGAAAATACCTTCATGTAAAGTGGGGATTGTTGATGAACGATCAGAAATTGCGGGCTGTGTGAAAGGAATTCCGCAATATGACTTTGGCGCGCGAGTAGATGTATTAGACGCTTGTCCAAAAGCTGAAGGAATGATGATGATGATTCGTTCTATGAGCCCAGACGTATTAATCGTAGATGAAATTGGACGTAAAGAAGATAGTGAAGCGATTATGGAGGCGGTGCATGCAGGCGTTCAGCTTTTTATAAGTGCACACGGATTTTCTTATGATGATGTTGTGAAACGTCCATCGTTACAGGCGGTGCTGGAACTTGGTGTATTTGATAGATTTGTGGAATTGTCAAAAGCTAGAGGGCCAGGAACAGTTATGCAAGTGAAAGATAGAGATGGAAAACCAGTATTACCTCATAGAAAGGCTCAAGGCGTATGGTGA
- a CDS encoding YqhV family protein, protein MKQWLAAMETSVLVMGLLRLFSGSAEIFAALLMLYVNDAKKALFINGMLAFVGPTVLILTMTIGIASVASEISFLKLFFLALGIGCIFIALLK, encoded by the coding sequence ATGAAACAGTGGCTAGCGGCAATGGAAACATCCGTGCTTGTTATGGGGTTACTTCGGTTGTTTTCAGGTAGCGCGGAAATATTCGCCGCTTTGCTTATGCTTTACGTGAATGATGCGAAGAAAGCATTGTTTATAAATGGTATGTTGGCGTTTGTTGGACCGACCGTATTAATTTTAACAATGACAATTGGCATAGCGAGTGTAGCAAGTGAGATTTCTTTCTTGAAACTCTTTTTTCTAGCACTTGGAATTGGCTGCATTTTTATCGCGTTGTTGAAATAG
- the efp gene encoding elongation factor P, with protein sequence MISVNDFRTGLTISVDNALWQVMDFQHVKPGKGAAFVRSKLRNLRTGSVQEKTFRAGEKVEKAHIENRRMQYLYASGESHVFMDNGTYEQIELGENQIERELKFLKENMEVSIMTYQDEVLGVELPNTVELTVAETEPGIKGDTASNVTKPAKLETGLVVQVPIFINEGEMLIINTGEGKYVSRA encoded by the coding sequence ATGATTTCAGTAAACGATTTTCGTACAGGTTTAACAATTTCAGTGGACAATGCCCTTTGGCAAGTAATGGATTTCCAACACGTAAAGCCAGGTAAAGGTGCTGCATTCGTTCGCTCTAAACTACGTAACCTTCGCACAGGATCTGTTCAAGAGAAAACATTCCGTGCAGGTGAAAAAGTAGAAAAAGCACACATCGAAAACCGTCGTATGCAATACTTATACGCGAGTGGTGAGTCTCACGTATTTATGGATAACGGAACTTATGAGCAAATCGAACTTGGCGAAAACCAAATCGAGCGCGAACTTAAATTCCTAAAAGAAAACATGGAAGTATCTATTATGACATACCAAGATGAAGTACTTGGTGTTGAACTTCCGAACACAGTTGAATTAACAGTTGCAGAAACAGAGCCTGGTATTAAAGGTGACACAGCTTCTAACGTAACAAAACCAGCTAAATTAGAAACTGGTCTTGTTGTACAAGTACCAATCTTTATTAACGAAGGCGAAATGCTTATCATCAACACTGGTGAAGGTAAATACGTTTCTCGTGCATAG
- the pepQ gene encoding Xaa-Pro dipeptidase, whose protein sequence is MEKIERLRSAFDEAGIDGIILTNEHSRRYMANFTGTAGVVLISKERALFITDFRYVEQASKQAAGYEIVQHAGLILDEVAKQVKELGIQKLGFEQDTLTYSSYVTHNEAIEAEFIPTSGLVEKLRLIKTDSEIKILKEAAQIADAAFEHILSFIRPGVSEIEVSNELEFFMRKQGATSSSFDIIVASGLRSALPHGVASEKVIEKGDFVTLDFGAYYKGYCSDITRTIAVGEPSDKLKEIYNIVLEAQLRGVNGIKAGLTGREADALTRDYITEKGYGEYFGHSTGHGIGLEIHEAPGLAFRSDTVLEPGMAVTVEPGIYIPGVGGVRIEDDIIVTSEGNEVITKSPKELIIL, encoded by the coding sequence ATGGAAAAGATCGAGAGATTAAGAAGTGCGTTTGATGAGGCTGGTATTGACGGTATCATATTAACGAATGAACATAGCCGTAGATATATGGCGAATTTCACAGGAACAGCTGGTGTTGTACTAATTTCAAAAGAGCGTGCTCTATTTATTACAGATTTCCGTTATGTAGAGCAAGCTAGTAAGCAAGCGGCTGGATACGAAATAGTGCAGCATGCAGGATTAATTCTTGATGAAGTTGCGAAACAAGTTAAAGAACTTGGAATTCAAAAGCTAGGATTTGAGCAAGATACTCTTACATATAGCTCTTACGTAACGCATAATGAAGCGATCGAAGCTGAATTCATCCCAACTTCTGGGCTTGTAGAAAAGTTACGCTTGATAAAGACTGATTCAGAGATTAAGATATTAAAGGAAGCTGCACAGATTGCAGATGCTGCCTTTGAGCATATTCTATCATTCATTCGCCCGGGAGTATCTGAAATTGAAGTGTCAAATGAACTTGAATTTTTCATGAGAAAACAAGGAGCAACATCTTCTTCGTTTGATATTATCGTTGCTTCAGGTCTTCGTTCGGCATTACCGCACGGCGTGGCATCTGAAAAAGTGATAGAAAAAGGAGATTTCGTAACATTAGACTTCGGCGCTTATTACAAAGGATATTGCTCTGATATTACTCGTACGATTGCAGTCGGTGAACCATCTGATAAATTAAAAGAAATTTATAATATCGTTTTAGAAGCACAACTACGTGGTGTGAACGGTATTAAAGCTGGTTTAACGGGTCGTGAGGCTGATGCATTAACGCGTGATTACATAACGGAAAAAGGATATGGTGAATACTTCGGACACTCTACTGGTCATGGAATCGGTCTTGAAATCCATGAAGCACCAGGTTTAGCGTTCCGTTCTGATACAGTACTTGAACCAGGTATGGCTGTAACAGTAGAACCAGGTATTTATATTCCAGGTGTTGGCGGGGTACGTATTGAAGATGATATTATTGTAACAAGTGAAGGTAATGAAGTAATAACGAAATCACCAAAAGAACTTATTATTTTGTAA
- the aroQ gene encoding type II 3-dehydroquinate dehydratase: MKKLLLVNGPNLNRLGVREVNVYGKGTLATLETDMKQEAEKMGVELECFQSNHEGAIIDIIHEADDIYEGIILNPGAFTHYSYAIRDAIASVSIPVIEVHISNIHQRESFRHESVTAAVCAGQIVGFGFYGYKLALFALMEKLREA, from the coding sequence ATGAAAAAGTTACTCCTCGTAAACGGTCCGAACCTAAATCGCCTTGGCGTTAGGGAAGTAAATGTATACGGAAAAGGAACGTTAGCGACGCTTGAAACAGATATGAAACAAGAAGCAGAGAAAATGGGAGTGGAGTTAGAATGTTTTCAATCGAATCATGAAGGAGCTATTATTGATATTATTCATGAGGCTGATGACATATATGAAGGAATCATTCTAAATCCGGGTGCATTTACGCATTATAGCTACGCGATTCGGGATGCTATAGCAAGTGTTTCGATTCCAGTTATTGAAGTACATATTTCTAACATTCATCAGCGTGAGTCGTTTCGTCATGAATCTGTGACAGCGGCTGTTTGTGCGGGACAAATTGTTGGATTTGGTTTTTATGGTTATAAGCTAGCGTTATTTGCATTAATGGAGAAATTGAGGGAGGCATAA